In one Candidatus Thermoplasmatota archaeon genomic region, the following are encoded:
- a CDS encoding class I SAM-dependent methyltransferase: MKLNLGCGQDIRPSSDGWVNIDWRQHDGVDMVLDITKVPLPFPDGSVDYVLTSHVFEHLPQWEDVLIDIHRMVKPGGMCEVRVPRGFNAAPFHVRYFDEHTMDLFIDTGHVREPGGGLDPVVIFDLVSFSFGRRNPFKWHMKHYLNIDVSYDCRFGTRCECIWILRKKGDGKPSSQG, from the coding sequence TCCGGCCGAGTTCGGACGGGTGGGTCAACATCGACTGGCGCCAGCATGATGGCGTGGACATGGTGCTGGACATCACGAAAGTCCCCTTGCCGTTTCCGGACGGCTCGGTGGACTACGTTCTAACATCTCATGTCTTCGAGCATCTGCCGCAATGGGAAGACGTCCTCATCGATATACACAGGATGGTGAAGCCCGGCGGGATGTGTGAAGTGAGGGTTCCCAGAGGGTTCAACGCGGCCCCTTTCCACGTGCGATACTTCGACGAACACACCATGGATCTGTTCATAGACACTGGCCATGTGAGGGAGCCTGGGGGCGGATTGGACCCGGTAGTCATCTTCGACCTGGTCTCGTTCTCGTTCGGCCGCAGGAATCCCTTCAAGTGGCACATGAAACACTACCTCAATATCGACGTCTCTTACGACTGTCGGTTCGGCACCCGATGTGAATGCATCTGGATCCTGAGGAAGAAGGGGGACGGCAAGCCCTCGTCACAGGGCTGA
- a CDS encoding 3-isopropylmalate dehydratase large subunit, with product MAGKTIAEKVLGRASGDSEARAGAVVEASPDLVMSHENTFLVNKAFTELGLKRPWDPDKIVIVLDHRTPANTAQTASVHAKIRKLVHEYGIKRFYDSGEGICHQILVEGRLARPGQLLLGTDSHTTTAGAVGAFGTGIGATEMAGVWAIGGLWLKVPETIRIILSGHFSKGVCAKDASLSLVRQLGPSGADCKCVEFSGSLFQDVPMAGRMVLCNMAMEMGAKAAIVSPDVVTSEWFRGLALAPRDFVTSDVDAVFEATQVFDVSRLPPMVSGPHRVEAARSVEEVEGIAVDQAFIGTCTNGRLEDLIAAAKILKGRKVSAGCRLIVAPASRNVLRDAIDNGAAQILISAGGTILPPGCGPCLGSHEGVLGDGEVCISSSNRNFRGRMGSDQAEIYLASPATVAASAVSGKITDPRRYLE from the coding sequence GTGGCAGGAAAGACGATTGCTGAGAAGGTCCTCGGCAGAGCGTCCGGGGATTCGGAGGCGAGAGCGGGAGCCGTCGTTGAGGCATCCCCCGATCTCGTGATGTCCCACGAGAACACCTTTCTCGTGAACAAGGCGTTCACCGAGCTCGGGCTTAAGCGCCCATGGGACCCGGACAAGATCGTCATCGTGCTCGACCACAGGACGCCGGCCAACACGGCTCAGACCGCTTCCGTCCATGCTAAGATCCGGAAGCTCGTCCACGAATATGGCATCAAGAGGTTCTATGATTCCGGCGAAGGAATCTGCCATCAGATACTGGTGGAGGGGCGGCTGGCGCGACCGGGACAGCTGCTCCTTGGTACCGACTCTCACACCACGACTGCAGGAGCGGTGGGCGCTTTCGGGACGGGGATTGGCGCCACGGAGATGGCAGGTGTTTGGGCCATCGGTGGCCTATGGTTGAAGGTACCGGAGACAATCCGTATAATTCTCTCTGGACATTTCTCCAAGGGCGTCTGCGCAAAGGATGCATCCCTTAGCCTGGTTCGTCAGCTGGGTCCGTCCGGGGCGGACTGCAAATGCGTGGAGTTCTCCGGGAGCTTGTTCCAGGACGTCCCTATGGCGGGGCGCATGGTTCTGTGCAACATGGCCATGGAGATGGGTGCGAAGGCCGCCATTGTCTCTCCAGATGTTGTGACTAGTGAGTGGTTCAGAGGCCTAGCCCTCGCGCCGCGAGACTTCGTGACTTCAGATGTTGATGCGGTGTTCGAGGCAACCCAGGTGTTTGATGTGTCGCGGCTTCCGCCGATGGTGTCTGGACCTCATAGGGTGGAAGCCGCCAGGAGCGTGGAGGAAGTCGAAGGGATCGCGGTCGATCAGGCGTTCATAGGCACGTGCACCAATGGTAGGCTTGAGGACCTCATCGCCGCCGCGAAGATACTCAAGGGAAGAAAGGTTTCGGCGGGGTGCAGACTCATAGTGGCGCCTGCCTCCAGAAATGTTCTCAGAGATGCTATCGACAACGGCGCTGCTCAGATTCTCATTTCAGCGGGAGGGACGATTCTTCCTCCTGGCTGCGGGCCATGCCTTGGGTCGCACGAAGGCGTCCTTGGAGATGGCGAGGTTTGCATTTCATCTAGTAACAGAAACTTCAGAGGGCGCATGGGTTCAGACCAGGCCGAAATATATCTCGCGAGTCCAGCGACCGTTGCTGCAAGCGCCGTTAGTGGTAAGATAACCGACCCCAGGAGGTACCTCGAATGA